Proteins from a genomic interval of Onychostoma macrolepis isolate SWU-2019 chromosome 17, ASM1243209v1, whole genome shotgun sequence:
- the edaradd gene encoding ectodysplasin-A receptor-associated adapter protein isoform X2: protein MFETIVVNMTSLKAFTEPFGRVASEPVEDTDPSSFITDMSLRSNYPVQVTDPQDPVTLQLRSIPPGYLTSAVDRIRQPVENDSSEFIPSSSVSSDFGKEHKACKECLCSAPPPKISDLMNDEDLLYTLRLKLDPTHCTVKNWKNFASRWGMSYDELTLLEQRTHGPIYHSPTQEFLLRYNQKPVKELTELCQLYQRIDVLRLLQRWMENDWPSRWQQAH from the exons ATGTTTGAAACAATTGTAGTGAACATGACGAGTTTGAAGGCGTTCACCGAGCCGTTTG GGAGAGTGGCTTCTGAACCGGTGGAGGACACTGACCCCAGCAGCTTCATTACAGATAtg tctCTGAGGTCAAATTACCCCGTTCAGGTCACTGATCCACAAG ATCCTGTAACCCTACAGCTCCGCTCTATTCCCCCTGGGTATTTGACTTCAGCAGTGGACAGGATACGACAA CCTGTGGAAAACGACAGTAGTGAATTTATTCCATCATCTTCTGTTTCATCAG ACTTCGGTAAAGAACATAAGGCTTGTAAGGAGTGTTTATGTTCTGCTCCTCCACCCAAAATCAGTGACCTGATGAACGATGAAGACCTTCTGTACACTCTAAGGCTGAAGCTCGATCCGACTCACTGCACTGTCAAAAACTGGAAGAACTTTGCAAGCCGCTGGGGAATGAGCTACGACGAGCTCACGCTTCTAGAGCAGCGAACACATGGTCCCATCTACCACAGTCCCACTCAAGAGTTCCTCCTGCGCTACAACCAGAAACCTGTCAAGGAGCTCACCGAACTCTGCCAGCTTTACCAGCGCATCGATGTGCTTCGATTGCTCCAGAGGTGGATGGAGAACGACTGGCCCTCGCGCTGGCAGCAAGCCCATTAG
- the edaradd gene encoding ectodysplasin-A receptor-associated adapter protein isoform X1, whose amino-acid sequence MFETIVVNMTSLKAFTEPFGRVASEPVEDTDPSSFITDMSLRSNYPVQVTDPQGIRDPVTLQLRSIPPGYLTSAVDRIRQPVENDSSEFIPSSSVSSDFGKEHKACKECLCSAPPPKISDLMNDEDLLYTLRLKLDPTHCTVKNWKNFASRWGMSYDELTLLEQRTHGPIYHSPTQEFLLRYNQKPVKELTELCQLYQRIDVLRLLQRWMENDWPSRWQQAH is encoded by the exons ATGTTTGAAACAATTGTAGTGAACATGACGAGTTTGAAGGCGTTCACCGAGCCGTTTG GGAGAGTGGCTTCTGAACCGGTGGAGGACACTGACCCCAGCAGCTTCATTACAGATAtg tctCTGAGGTCAAATTACCCCGTTCAGGTCACTGATCCACAAGGTATCAGag ATCCTGTAACCCTACAGCTCCGCTCTATTCCCCCTGGGTATTTGACTTCAGCAGTGGACAGGATACGACAA CCTGTGGAAAACGACAGTAGTGAATTTATTCCATCATCTTCTGTTTCATCAG ACTTCGGTAAAGAACATAAGGCTTGTAAGGAGTGTTTATGTTCTGCTCCTCCACCCAAAATCAGTGACCTGATGAACGATGAAGACCTTCTGTACACTCTAAGGCTGAAGCTCGATCCGACTCACTGCACTGTCAAAAACTGGAAGAACTTTGCAAGCCGCTGGGGAATGAGCTACGACGAGCTCACGCTTCTAGAGCAGCGAACACATGGTCCCATCTACCACAGTCCCACTCAAGAGTTCCTCCTGCGCTACAACCAGAAACCTGTCAAGGAGCTCACCGAACTCTGCCAGCTTTACCAGCGCATCGATGTGCTTCGATTGCTCCAGAGGTGGATGGAGAACGACTGGCCCTCGCGCTGGCAGCAAGCCCATTAG
- the edaradd gene encoding ectodysplasin-A receptor-associated adapter protein isoform X4, with product MDSGCTGRVASEPVEDTDPSSFITDMSLRSNYPVQVTDPQDPVTLQLRSIPPGYLTSAVDRIRQPVENDSSEFIPSSSVSSDFGKEHKACKECLCSAPPPKISDLMNDEDLLYTLRLKLDPTHCTVKNWKNFASRWGMSYDELTLLEQRTHGPIYHSPTQEFLLRYNQKPVKELTELCQLYQRIDVLRLLQRWMENDWPSRWQQAH from the exons ATGGATTCAGGCTGCACAG GGAGAGTGGCTTCTGAACCGGTGGAGGACACTGACCCCAGCAGCTTCATTACAGATAtg tctCTGAGGTCAAATTACCCCGTTCAGGTCACTGATCCACAAG ATCCTGTAACCCTACAGCTCCGCTCTATTCCCCCTGGGTATTTGACTTCAGCAGTGGACAGGATACGACAA CCTGTGGAAAACGACAGTAGTGAATTTATTCCATCATCTTCTGTTTCATCAG ACTTCGGTAAAGAACATAAGGCTTGTAAGGAGTGTTTATGTTCTGCTCCTCCACCCAAAATCAGTGACCTGATGAACGATGAAGACCTTCTGTACACTCTAAGGCTGAAGCTCGATCCGACTCACTGCACTGTCAAAAACTGGAAGAACTTTGCAAGCCGCTGGGGAATGAGCTACGACGAGCTCACGCTTCTAGAGCAGCGAACACATGGTCCCATCTACCACAGTCCCACTCAAGAGTTCCTCCTGCGCTACAACCAGAAACCTGTCAAGGAGCTCACCGAACTCTGCCAGCTTTACCAGCGCATCGATGTGCTTCGATTGCTCCAGAGGTGGATGGAGAACGACTGGCCCTCGCGCTGGCAGCAAGCCCATTAG
- the edaradd gene encoding ectodysplasin-A receptor-associated adapter protein isoform X3, with protein sequence MDSGCTGRVASEPVEDTDPSSFITDMSLRSNYPVQVTDPQGIRDPVTLQLRSIPPGYLTSAVDRIRQPVENDSSEFIPSSSVSSDFGKEHKACKECLCSAPPPKISDLMNDEDLLYTLRLKLDPTHCTVKNWKNFASRWGMSYDELTLLEQRTHGPIYHSPTQEFLLRYNQKPVKELTELCQLYQRIDVLRLLQRWMENDWPSRWQQAH encoded by the exons ATGGATTCAGGCTGCACAG GGAGAGTGGCTTCTGAACCGGTGGAGGACACTGACCCCAGCAGCTTCATTACAGATAtg tctCTGAGGTCAAATTACCCCGTTCAGGTCACTGATCCACAAGGTATCAGag ATCCTGTAACCCTACAGCTCCGCTCTATTCCCCCTGGGTATTTGACTTCAGCAGTGGACAGGATACGACAA CCTGTGGAAAACGACAGTAGTGAATTTATTCCATCATCTTCTGTTTCATCAG ACTTCGGTAAAGAACATAAGGCTTGTAAGGAGTGTTTATGTTCTGCTCCTCCACCCAAAATCAGTGACCTGATGAACGATGAAGACCTTCTGTACACTCTAAGGCTGAAGCTCGATCCGACTCACTGCACTGTCAAAAACTGGAAGAACTTTGCAAGCCGCTGGGGAATGAGCTACGACGAGCTCACGCTTCTAGAGCAGCGAACACATGGTCCCATCTACCACAGTCCCACTCAAGAGTTCCTCCTGCGCTACAACCAGAAACCTGTCAAGGAGCTCACCGAACTCTGCCAGCTTTACCAGCGCATCGATGTGCTTCGATTGCTCCAGAGGTGGATGGAGAACGACTGGCCCTCGCGCTGGCAGCAAGCCCATTAG
- the edaradd gene encoding ectodysplasin-A receptor-associated adapter protein isoform X6, which translates to MSLRSNYPVQVTDPQDPVTLQLRSIPPGYLTSAVDRIRQPVENDSSEFIPSSSVSSDFGKEHKACKECLCSAPPPKISDLMNDEDLLYTLRLKLDPTHCTVKNWKNFASRWGMSYDELTLLEQRTHGPIYHSPTQEFLLRYNQKPVKELTELCQLYQRIDVLRLLQRWMENDWPSRWQQAH; encoded by the exons Atg tctCTGAGGTCAAATTACCCCGTTCAGGTCACTGATCCACAAG ATCCTGTAACCCTACAGCTCCGCTCTATTCCCCCTGGGTATTTGACTTCAGCAGTGGACAGGATACGACAA CCTGTGGAAAACGACAGTAGTGAATTTATTCCATCATCTTCTGTTTCATCAG ACTTCGGTAAAGAACATAAGGCTTGTAAGGAGTGTTTATGTTCTGCTCCTCCACCCAAAATCAGTGACCTGATGAACGATGAAGACCTTCTGTACACTCTAAGGCTGAAGCTCGATCCGACTCACTGCACTGTCAAAAACTGGAAGAACTTTGCAAGCCGCTGGGGAATGAGCTACGACGAGCTCACGCTTCTAGAGCAGCGAACACATGGTCCCATCTACCACAGTCCCACTCAAGAGTTCCTCCTGCGCTACAACCAGAAACCTGTCAAGGAGCTCACCGAACTCTGCCAGCTTTACCAGCGCATCGATGTGCTTCGATTGCTCCAGAGGTGGATGGAGAACGACTGGCCCTCGCGCTGGCAGCAAGCCCATTAG
- the edaradd gene encoding ectodysplasin-A receptor-associated adapter protein isoform X5, whose amino-acid sequence MSLRSNYPVQVTDPQGIRDPVTLQLRSIPPGYLTSAVDRIRQPVENDSSEFIPSSSVSSDFGKEHKACKECLCSAPPPKISDLMNDEDLLYTLRLKLDPTHCTVKNWKNFASRWGMSYDELTLLEQRTHGPIYHSPTQEFLLRYNQKPVKELTELCQLYQRIDVLRLLQRWMENDWPSRWQQAH is encoded by the exons Atg tctCTGAGGTCAAATTACCCCGTTCAGGTCACTGATCCACAAGGTATCAGag ATCCTGTAACCCTACAGCTCCGCTCTATTCCCCCTGGGTATTTGACTTCAGCAGTGGACAGGATACGACAA CCTGTGGAAAACGACAGTAGTGAATTTATTCCATCATCTTCTGTTTCATCAG ACTTCGGTAAAGAACATAAGGCTTGTAAGGAGTGTTTATGTTCTGCTCCTCCACCCAAAATCAGTGACCTGATGAACGATGAAGACCTTCTGTACACTCTAAGGCTGAAGCTCGATCCGACTCACTGCACTGTCAAAAACTGGAAGAACTTTGCAAGCCGCTGGGGAATGAGCTACGACGAGCTCACGCTTCTAGAGCAGCGAACACATGGTCCCATCTACCACAGTCCCACTCAAGAGTTCCTCCTGCGCTACAACCAGAAACCTGTCAAGGAGCTCACCGAACTCTGCCAGCTTTACCAGCGCATCGATGTGCTTCGATTGCTCCAGAGGTGGATGGAGAACGACTGGCCCTCGCGCTGGCAGCAAGCCCATTAG
- the si:ch211-125o16.4 gene encoding neuroblast differentiation-associated protein AHNAK, with protein sequence MMNGETKIRALSDTVTLEDTEKGGVVVTGITNPAINLKEGDQLVAATVHLDHLSKDEVLKLIRILEPYDKNLELKTAKDLKAGLSLGDLRLNSEAGLQAPGVQVNGLNGQINAPSLKGGFSTPTVNAEIPQIEPKGATPNFSHRGFKKPTFGLSAPDLKGACLDGTLEAPDVSVSTPTLNTPDVSVNVDKPELKTKTHKFKMPTFSLHGKKPKVSGDVNLTAPDINADLKTPDLNLSAPKFNGEIGTPDVDMTLPKAELSGPNLDIETPKANIEAPSGKIKFPKLKKAKTTKVKVPEASVNANLSAPKLNADVSAPNVDIDLPRASVEVPDVDIKTPDVDINAPSGKIKWPTFKKPTFGQKVKAPEVGLDANVSTPDLSLSAPKIHGDISIPKADVNLQSADVDVKAPDVDINAPTAKHKFSTLKMPKLNLHKSKLKTPHLNAGVQAPDLGMSTPGVDINLPKAELEGPNLAVKAPDLNLSSADLDIKTPDIDIEAPSAKLKKPHVKLPKINLSGPKMKGPDVDLNAQADFHGPDLDLKAPDLSLSAPKVDGKFSAPDVDLNLPNANVKSPNVDLEAPDIDIDAPSSKAKVPHFKLPKFGLSGPRVKTPKLDAPDVDVNMPTAELKAPNVEVKATDLSLSTPKVKGDISAPSLDLGLPKADLNAPSANIGGSLKSPNLNLSTPDVDLDLPKAKLEGTDATLKVPDVDINAPSGKFKMPHFNLPKLNLTGPKVKGPELDANTDLDLSVPKLKGELNSPSVDLNLPKAEVSMPDVNATLPKAEISVPNVAIKSPDFEAPSGKLKPITFKIPKADLSGPKVKTPEIDFNTEAPDLSLSAPTVDADVKVPEANINLPKTDVDINAPKGKLKFPTLKTFNLSGPKVKSPDVDIAVDVNGPDLNLTAPEVDTPDLDARLPKAGVDVDVPTADVDISAPKGKFKFPTLKKFNLSGPKVKSPDVDIAADINGPDLNLTAPEVDTPDLDARLPKAGVDVDVPTADVDISAPKGKLKFPTLKMFNLSGPKVKSPDVDIAADINGPDLNLTAPEVDTPDLDVRLPKGGVDVDVPTTDVDINAPKGKLKFPTPKKFNLSSPKVKSPDADIAADVSGPDLNLSAPRVGSPDVDVSLPNAGVDADVTGINTEVEGSKHKIKWPFKWRKSAELKDVDTNIKAPEADGTTAEIKLSKNIPLFKPHFLPDSNIDSILQELNGAVDLSTDPTKTINDAVLSVSSVKTNLKASSPSVGVNGQTATVDIRERLRLSNARTTSPDFDISSEPGSPTKVNRGTFKVTKPDANKDYPVIDTTSNEDDAKIALSLNNMLGLSTD encoded by the exons ATGATG AATGGAGAAACAAAGATTCGTGCCCTCTCAGATACTGTAACTTTGGAGGACACAGAAAAAGGAGGAGTAGTAGTCACAGGAATCACAAATCCAGCAATCAACCTGAAGGAAG GAGATCAGCTTGTTGCTGCAACCGTTCATCTGGACCACCTCAGTAAAGATGAAGTGCTAAAATTGATCAGAATACTCGAGCCCTATGACAAGAACCTTGAACTCAAGACAGCAAAAGATCTGAAAGCAGGACTG TCTCTTGGTGATCTTCGACTGAACAGTGAGGCAGGACTACAAGCACCAGGTGTTCAGGTTAATGGGCTAAACGGACAGATAAATGCCCCAAGCCTTAAGGGTGGCTTCTCAACCCCAACAGTAAATGCAGAAATACCACAGATTGAGCCAAAGGGTGCCACACCTAACTTCAGCCACAGAGGGTTCAAAAAGCCAACTTTTGGCTTGTCTGCACCAGATCTCAAAGGAGCATGTCTGGATGGTACATTAGAAGCACCTGATGTCAGTGTCTCTACCCCTACACTTAACACCCCAGATGTTTCTGTTAATGTGGATAAACCTGAACTGAAGACCAAAACGCACAAGTTCAAAATGCCCACCTTCAGTCTACATGGTAAAAAGCCAAAGGTTTCTGGTGATGTGAATCTAACCGCCCCAGACATAAATGCTGACCTAAAAACCCCTGATCTGAATCTGTCAGCCCCAAAGTTCAATGGAGAAATTGGGACCCCTGACGTAGACATGACCTTGCCAAAAGCTGAGCTCAGTGGTCCAAACCTGGACATTGAAACACCAAAAGCTAATATCGAAGCTCCCTCTGGCAAGATTAAATTTCCTAAATTAAAGAAAGCAAAAACTACAAAAGTGAAAGTACCAGAGGCAAGTGTTAATGCAAACCTTTCTGCGCCAAAATTAAATGCAGATGTCAGTGCACCAAATGTTGACATTGATCTGCCAAGAGCCAGCGTTGAAGTTCCAGATGTAGATATTAAGACTCCTGATGTCGATATAAATGCTCCCTCTGGGAAAATAAAGTGGCCAACATTTAAGAAACCAACATTTGGGCAGAAGGTTAAAGCACCAGAGGTTGGCTTAGATGCCAATGTCTCAACACCTGATTTAAGTCTCTCAGCACCAAAGATACATGGAGATATCAGCATCCCAAAAGCAGATGTCAATTTACAGAGCGCTGATGTTGATGTAAAAGCACCTGATGTAGACATTAATGCTCCAACTGCAAAGCACAAGTTCTCAACTCTTAAAATGCCAAAGCTAAACTTACATAAATCAAAGCTGAAAACTCCACATCTAAATGCAGGGGTACAAGCACCAGACTTGGGCATGTCGACTCCTGGGGTAGACATTAATCTGCCAAAAGCTGAACTGGAAGGACCGAATCTAGCTGTCAAGGCACCAGACCTCAACCTCTCTTCAGCAGATCTAGACATTAAAACTCCAGATATTGACATAGAAGCTCCATCTGCAAAGTTAAAGAAGCCCCATGTTAAACTGCCTAAAATAAATCTATCTGGGCCAAAGATGAAAGGTCCAGATGTGGACCTCAATGCACAGGCAGATTTCCATGGACCGGACCTAGACCTGAAAGCTCCAGATCTCAGTCTTTCAGCACCCAAAGTGGATGGCAAATTTAGTGCTCCAGATGTGGATCTGAACTTGCCCAATGCTAATGTCAAAAGTCCAAATGTAGACCTTGAAGCCCCAGACATTGACATTGATGCCCCCTCTAGCAAAGCCAAGGTACCTCACTTTAAGCTGCCTAAATTTGGTCTTTCTGGACCTCGGGTTAAAACACCAAAACTAGATGCACCTGATGTGGATGTGAACATGCCCACAGCAGAACTCAAAGCACCTAATGTAGAAGTTAAAGCAACTGATCTTAGTCTTTCAACACCTAAAGTTAAAGGTGACATTTCAGCTCCTTCTTTAGACCTTGGTTTACCAAAAGCTGACTTAAATGCTCCAAGTGCAAACATTGGGGGAAGTCTAAAGTCACCAAATCTCAATCTCTCCACCCCAGATGTAGACCTAGACTTGCCAAAAGCAAAGCTCGAAGGAACTGATGCTACCCTTAAAGTCCCAGATGTTGACATTAATGCCCCATCTGGGAAATTTAAGATGCCACATTTCAATTTGCCAAAACTGAATTTGACGGGGCCAAAAGTAAAAGGGCCTGAGCTGGATGCTAACACAGATCTAGATCTCTCAGTTCCCAAACTCAAAGGAGAATTAAATTCACCTAGTGTTGACTTAAATCTTCCCAAAGCTGAGGTCAGTATGCCTGATGTAAATGCAACTTTACCAAAAGCTGAGATCAGTGTTCCTAATGTAGCTATCAAGTCCCCAGACTTTGAGGCTCCATCTGGAAAGCTGAAACcgattacatttaaaattccAAAAGCTGACCTTTCCGGTCCAAAAGTGAAGACACCTGAGATTGACTTCAATACAGAAGCTCCTGATCTCAGCCTCTCAGCTCCAACAGTTGATGCAGATGTCAAAGTGCCAGAGGCTAATATAAACCTTCCCAAAACAGATGTTGACATCAATGCTCCCAAAGGAAAGTTAAAATTCCCAACACTCAAAACGTTTAACCTTTCTGGTCCAAAAGTCAAATCTCCTGATGTTGACATTGCTGTTGATGTAAATGGACCAGACCTTAACCTAACTGCTCCTGAGGTTGATACTCCTGATCTTGATGCGAGACTACCAAAAGCTGGGGTTGATGTAGATGTCCCTACAGCAGATGTTGACATCAGTGCTCCCAAAGGAAAGTTTAAATTTCCAACTCTCAAAAAGTTTAACCTGTCTGGTCCAAAAGTCAAATCTCCTGATGTTGACATTGCTGCTGATATAAATGGACCAGACCTTAACCTAACTGCTCCTGAGGTTGATACTCCTGATCTTGATGCGAGACTACCAAAAGCTGGGGTTGATGTAGATGTCCCTACAGCAGATGTTGACATCAGTGCTCCCAAAGGAAAGTTGAAATTTCCAACTCTCAAAATGTTTAACCTGTCTGGTCCAAAAGTCAAATCTCCTGATGTTGACATTGCTGCTGATATAAATGGACCAGACCTCAACCTAACTGCTCCTGAGGTTGATACTCCTGATCTTGATGTGAGACTACCAAAAGGTGGGGTTGATGTAGATGTCCCCACAACAGATGTTGACATCAATGCTCCCAAAGGAAAGTTGAAATTCCCTACACCCAAAAAGTTTAACCTGTCCAGTCCAAAAGTCAAATCTCCTGATGCTGACATTGCTGCTGATGTAAGTGGACCAGATCTGAATCTATCTGCACCTAGGGTTGGTAGTCCTGATGTTGACGTAAGTCTACCAAATGCTGGGGTTGATGCAGATGTTACAGGCATCAACACTGAAGTTGAGGGCTCCAAGCATAAGATAAAATGGCCCTTCAAATGGAGAAAATCTGCTGAATTAAAGGATGTGGATACAAACATTAAAGCACCAGAAGCAGATGGTACCACTGCAGAAATTAAACTCTCCAAAAATATACCATTGTTCAAGCCTCACTTCCTACCTGACAGCAACATTGACAGTATCTTACAAGAACTCAATGGAGCGGTTGACCTCAGTACTGACCCTACAAAAACAATTAATGACGCGGTTCTCTCAGTCTCCTCAGTCAAGACAAATCTTAAAGCTTCTTCTCCATCTGTTGGGGTCAATGGACAGACAGCTACTGTAGATATCCGGGAAAGGCTGAGATTGTCTAATGCGCGTACTACAAGCCCAGATTTTGACATATCTTCAGAACCTGGAAGCCCTACAAAAGTGAATAGAGGAACATTTAAAGTCACAAAGCCTGATGCTAATAAGGACTACCCAGTAATTGATACAACTAGCAATGAAGATGATGCCAAGATTGCCCTCAGCTTGAACAACATGCTTGGTTTGTCAacagattaa